The Mytilus galloprovincialis chromosome 2, xbMytGall1.hap1.1, whole genome shotgun sequence genome has a window encoding:
- the LOC143064627 gene encoding heme-binding protein 2-like, which yields MLFQCILSSLLVFVFTATVPQQKPTFCHDLDCPNFTTVQSFKDYELRKYDALKWVATNVTTMEYTDDINREMFFRLFYYISGNNSAAMKIPMTAPVLRTVIHGQGPTCEATFITHFMIPHNMQTNTPIPTDPKAYLVTIPGKNFYVKSFPGRPTDQDFVEKVEELAQEIGNQNLYLDNYYFTASYDGPYAIHRHNEVWLESTSGVSRMLG from the exons ATGTTATTCCAGTGTATTCTTTCATCACTACTGGTCTTTGTATTCACGGCGACAGTCCCTCAACAAAAACCAACCTTCTGTCATGATTTAGATTGTCCAAATTTTACCACGGTTCaatcttttaag GATTATGAATTACGAAAATATGACGCATTGAAATGGGTTGCAACAAATGTGACTACAATGGAATATACAGATGATATAAACAGAGAAATGTTCTTtagattattttattatatttctggaAACAATAGTGCAG caaTGAAGATTCCCATGACAGCTCCAGTGCTCAGGACAGTTATTCACGGACAAGGTCCAACATGTGAAGCTACGTTTATCACCCATTTTATGATACCCCATAACATGCAGACAAACACACCAATACCTACAGACCCAAAGGCATATTTAGTTACTATACCCGGAAAGAATTTTTATGTCAA GTCTTTCCCAGGTAGACCTACTGACCAAGACTTCGTAGAGAAAGTTGAAGAGCTGGCACAAGAAATAGGAAACCAAAACTTATATTTAGATAATTATTACTTCACTGCTAGTTATGATGGTCCTTATGCCATTCACAGACACAATGAAGTCTGGCTGGAATCTACCAGTGGCGTATCCAGGATGTTAGGCTAA